The Sulfurospirillum sp. UCH001 genome segment TGAAAAAACGCTAGAACTTTATGAAGAAGCCGTCAAAGAGAAGTATCGTTTCTTCTCTTACGGCGATGCAATGTTAATTATTTAATTTAGTCTTACAACACTCACAATATCACACTACAGTTGTTGCAAAATTTATTTTGCAACAATGTACTTAAGCTTTCATATCCAGTAAAGACCCTAGCATTTGATCTTGTGTTTGAATAGGCTTGGTATTGGCTTCAAAAGCTGTTTCAAGAGCTATTTGATCTGTCATTTCTGTTGCTAAATCTGTACCTTGTTCTGTTTTACTGCTTTGTGCAACAACTGTATTACCTTGATTTTCAATGGTTGTTTGTGTTGCGTTGTACTTTTCAGTATTTACATTTGCGACATTATTTGCACTATTATTCATCCAATTGGACATAGCCGTCAAGGCATTAGCATTAATTTGCATGATAGCTCCTTTCTCATATTTGCGAACTATACTCTACTTCGCTTGAAAAAGATATAAAGAATTTTTTTACTCTATTTTATAAGGGTTTTGAGGGTTTCATTCATGGCAGTAATGGTTTTTTGATTTGTATCTTTATGAAAAGCAAAGTAGAGATCACTCTCTTTGAGCACATACACAACTTCATAGTCTAATGCATTGCACCCCATCTCTTTTAAGAGTGAAAATGCACCTTCAACACTAAAAGCAATCGCATCAATGCGATTTTCTTTTAGTTTTTTGAATTGTGATGAAACATTAGCAAAACGATCTAACTCATCGGTACGAAAACCAAGCGATAAAAGTGCTTTTTCAGATGCTGTATCAGGTATGGTTCCAATTTTATAACGATGCAGAATGGTAGGTGATGAAACATTCAGTTGTGTGCTTTTCTTCGCAATAATGGCTAACGTCATTTTTCCAATCGGTCCAACCCACTGAAAAAGGGCTTCTCGCTCAGGTGATCGCGCCATACTATACAACATCGTATTTTTCTCATTTAATACTTCATGATAAGCTCTTGCCCAAGGTAAAAGTTGT includes the following:
- a CDS encoding ABC transporter substrate-binding protein, which produces MKYFLLITLFVFSVWADVFKVYTEQNPPYNYIDEGKVSGISTTLVETLFSQCGHQVSENTIQLLPWARAYHEVLNEKNTMLYSMARSPEREALFQWVGPIGKMTLAIIAKKSTQLNVSSPTILHRYKIGTIPDTASEKALLSLGFRTDELDRFANVSSQFKKLKENRIDAIAFSVEGAFSLLKEMGCNALDYEVVYVLKESDLYFAFHKDTNQKTITAMNETLKTLIK
- a CDS encoding flagellar basal body rod C-terminal domain-containing protein, producing the protein MQINANALTAMSNWMNNSANNVANVNTEKYNATQTTIENQGNTVVAQSSKTEQGTDLATEMTDQIALETAFEANTKPIQTQDQMLGSLLDMKA